A single genomic interval of Streptomyces sp. NBC_00663 harbors:
- the rnpA gene encoding ribonuclease P protein component, whose product MLPTEHRLRRREDFATAVRRGRRAGRPSLVVHLRSGATDPHAPGESAPPTRAGFVVSKAVGGAVVRNKVKRRLRHLMRDRVDLLPPGSLVVVRALPGAGDADHAQLARDLDAAIERLLGGGAR is encoded by the coding sequence GTGCTGCCTACCGAGCATCGGCTGAGGCGGCGCGAGGACTTCGCGACCGCAGTACGACGAGGGCGCCGGGCAGGCCGCCCGTCCCTCGTCGTTCATCTTCGTAGCGGTGCAACGGACCCGCACGCGCCTGGGGAGAGCGCTCCCCCGACGCGTGCGGGTTTCGTCGTGAGCAAAGCCGTGGGCGGAGCGGTGGTGCGCAACAAGGTGAAGCGCAGGCTTCGCCATCTGATGCGCGACCGGGTCGACCTGCTGCCCCCCGGTAGCCTGGTAGTCGTACGAGCGCTGCCCGGTGCGGGTGACGCCGACCATGCACAACTGGCCCGAGACCTGGACGCCGCCATCGAACG